In Coriobacteriia bacterium, one genomic interval encodes:
- the radA gene encoding DNA repair protein RadA, protein MAKARTTWRCQTCGASAPRWIGRCGDCGDYGTFVEEIERAAGGPPASRARASQVHLDEVGAADVARVSTGVPELDLVLGGGLVPGSLVLLGGEPGIGKSTLLLQVADSLGRQGSHVLYVCGEESPQQVGLRAKRLGATSHNVVLLPELDVTAVEEHVRSSHPDILVLDSIQTAFDPELAGAPGSVGQVRACTARLTRIAKDLGVTTLIVGHVTKDGAIAGPRVLEHMVDAVLYFEGDRDHAFRVVRAVKNRFGSASEVGVFEMTQDGLLGVGSPSAALLAERSEATPGSAVMVTVEGSRPLLVEVQALVTSSYLPAPRRLATGIETARLLQVIAVLERRAGVSFAGLDVLVSVAGGLRVGEPAVDLPLALALASAARDTVVPTALAAFGEIGLTGHVRPVPHAAARVKEAARFGFETVVGAVPTTGGVTGMRGVDTVGEALGLLA, encoded by the coding sequence GTGGCCAAGGCGCGGACGACGTGGCGATGCCAGACCTGCGGTGCCAGTGCTCCCCGCTGGATCGGGCGCTGCGGTGATTGCGGCGACTACGGTACGTTCGTCGAGGAGATAGAGCGCGCTGCGGGAGGACCCCCGGCTTCGCGAGCGCGGGCAAGCCAGGTACACCTCGATGAGGTCGGCGCCGCCGATGTAGCTCGCGTCTCGACCGGAGTACCCGAGCTTGACCTTGTGCTTGGCGGTGGGCTCGTACCCGGATCGCTTGTGCTGCTGGGTGGCGAGCCGGGAATCGGCAAGTCGACCCTGCTCCTGCAGGTGGCCGACTCCCTGGGACGCCAAGGATCGCACGTGCTCTACGTGTGCGGGGAGGAGTCTCCGCAGCAGGTCGGACTCAGAGCCAAACGTCTTGGTGCCACGTCCCATAACGTGGTTCTGCTCCCGGAACTCGATGTGACCGCTGTCGAGGAGCACGTCAGATCGTCTCATCCCGACATCCTTGTCCTGGACTCGATTCAGACGGCGTTCGACCCCGAGCTCGCCGGTGCCCCCGGCAGCGTCGGACAGGTGCGGGCGTGCACGGCACGGCTGACCAGGATCGCGAAGGACCTTGGCGTCACGACGCTGATCGTCGGGCATGTGACCAAGGACGGGGCGATAGCCGGCCCCCGCGTGCTCGAGCATATGGTGGACGCGGTTTTGTACTTCGAGGGCGATCGCGATCATGCCTTCCGAGTGGTCCGAGCTGTGAAGAACCGCTTCGGGTCGGCAAGCGAGGTAGGGGTGTTCGAGATGACTCAGGACGGCCTGCTCGGGGTGGGTTCGCCGTCGGCGGCGCTTCTGGCTGAGCGATCGGAGGCCACACCCGGGTCGGCGGTCATGGTCACCGTGGAAGGATCTCGTCCCTTGCTGGTCGAGGTACAGGCGCTCGTCACCTCGAGCTACCTGCCGGCCCCGCGGCGACTGGCTACGGGTATCGAGACGGCGCGGCTTCTCCAGGTCATCGCAGTGCTCGAGAGGCGCGCAGGCGTCTCCTTCGCGGGACTGGATGTTCTGGTCAGCGTCGCTGGTGGTCTGCGGGTGGGCGAGCCGGCGGTGGACCTGCCGCTTGCGCTGGCCCTTGCATCAGCGGCTCGGGATACCGTTGTGCCGACCGCCCTCGCCGCGTTCGGCGAGATCGGCCTCACGGGGCATGTGCGACCGGTTCCGCACGCAGCAGCTCGCGTGAAGGAGGCCGCGCGCTTTGGCTTCGAGACGGTGGTGGGAGCCGTGCCTACCACCGGTGGCGTGACCGGCATGCGTGGCGTCGACACGGTAGGTGAGGCACTCGGTCTACTCGCCTGA
- the disA gene encoding DNA integrity scanning diadenylate cyclase DisA: MTDERVLQEIMRTELRKVAPGTRLREALDMIISARMGALVVVGDADEVEPLCNDGFVLNVTFTPQRLFELSKMDGAIVLDAECDHIVRANTHLVPDPALLTCETGMRHRTAERLSRQSNALAIAISGRRNTVSLYLLGRRIQLEDIEVLLAKANQAIQTLQNYRQRLDEMLERLTLLEFEDLVTLGDITEVVSRFEMLLRVSREVSRYIIQLGTEGRLVRMQSDEFTSGVMEQYTLVLRDYSDSPRTRRVNSIRDRLAGLPSERLLEPEVIAHELGLTSAEQAEQHLRSRGHRALAQIPMLPGTVVGRIVERFGTLPAIVRASTAELDAVDGVGERRARSIANGLARVKAHVSV; encoded by the coding sequence GTGACCGACGAGAGAGTCCTCCAAGAGATCATGCGAACCGAGCTTCGCAAGGTCGCACCGGGCACTCGGCTTCGCGAGGCGCTCGACATGATCATCTCCGCGCGCATGGGTGCCCTCGTGGTGGTGGGCGACGCCGATGAGGTCGAGCCGCTGTGCAATGACGGCTTTGTGTTGAACGTCACCTTCACGCCCCAACGTCTGTTCGAGCTGTCCAAGATGGACGGTGCAATCGTGCTCGACGCGGAGTGTGACCACATCGTGCGCGCCAACACCCATCTCGTGCCCGACCCGGCCCTGCTCACCTGCGAGACCGGGATGCGGCATCGAACGGCCGAGCGCTTGAGCCGACAGTCGAACGCGCTCGCGATAGCGATCTCGGGCAGGCGCAACACGGTCAGCCTGTACCTGCTCGGTCGCCGGATACAACTCGAGGACATCGAGGTCCTGCTTGCCAAAGCCAATCAGGCGATTCAGACGCTCCAGAACTACCGCCAGCGGCTCGACGAGATGCTCGAACGCCTCACACTGCTTGAGTTCGAGGATCTCGTCACGCTCGGAGACATCACCGAAGTCGTGAGCAGGTTCGAGATGCTGTTGCGCGTGTCACGCGAGGTGTCTCGCTACATCATCCAGCTGGGCACGGAGGGCAGGCTCGTGCGGATGCAGTCCGACGAGTTCACATCGGGGGTGATGGAGCAGTACACCCTCGTGCTTCGCGACTATTCCGACTCACCGCGTACCCGACGTGTGAACTCGATTCGTGACCGCCTCGCGGGACTGCCTTCGGAGCGACTGCTCGAGCCGGAGGTCATCGCTCACGAACTCGGGCTGACCTCCGCAGAGCAGGCGGAGCAGCATCTGCGCTCGCGCGGGCACCGTGCGCTCGCCCAGATACCGATGCTTCCCGGCACCGTCGTGGGCCGGATTGTCGAGAGGTTCGGGACGTTGCCCGCCATCGTGCGCGCGTCGACCGCGGAACTCGACGCGGTGGACGGCGTGGGCGAGCGTCGTGCTCGTTCGATTGCGAACGGTCTGGCGCGGGTCAAGGCGCACGTCTCCGTGTAG
- the ispD gene encoding 2-C-methyl-D-erythritol 4-phosphate cytidylyltransferase, whose protein sequence is MSAPTAGAIVVAGGAGERLGRPGGKQLAELAGRPVLAWAVESLDASPAIGFIVIVCHPERVDTYRLAVEAAIRIDKPHVFVAGGDTRQASVAAGLAQIPSPIEIVVVHDGARPIVSPDLFSDAIAKLRSVTADGLVVGYPSADTIKQVDGDVVIGTPDRARLWAVQTPQVFRAESLRRAHRAAASSGYTGTDDASLVEHDGGTVIVFQGPRDNLKVTVTDDLALAEALMALRHEGEQ, encoded by the coding sequence GTGAGCGCGCCAACCGCAGGCGCCATAGTCGTGGCCGGTGGGGCCGGCGAGCGTCTGGGCCGCCCCGGAGGCAAGCAGCTGGCAGAGCTCGCGGGGCGGCCGGTTCTCGCATGGGCAGTCGAGTCACTCGACGCCTCGCCGGCGATCGGGTTCATCGTCATCGTGTGCCACCCGGAGCGGGTCGATACGTATCGCCTCGCGGTGGAGGCAGCCATCAGGATCGACAAGCCTCACGTGTTCGTCGCCGGCGGAGATACGCGTCAGGCCTCTGTGGCGGCGGGGCTCGCGCAGATCCCATCCCCGATCGAGATCGTCGTTGTGCACGATGGGGCGCGTCCGATCGTGTCGCCGGACCTGTTCTCCGATGCGATCGCAAAGCTGCGATCGGTGACGGCAGACGGCCTTGTCGTGGGGTATCCGAGTGCTGATACGATCAAGCAGGTCGATGGCGACGTGGTGATCGGGACTCCGGACAGGGCACGACTGTGGGCGGTTCAGACCCCGCAGGTCTTTCGGGCAGAAAGCCTGCGTCGCGCGCATCGCGCTGCGGCCAGTAGCGGGTACACCGGAACGGATGACGCTTCGCTGGTGGAGCACGATGGCGGCACGGTCATCGTGTTTCAGGGTCCCCGCGACAACCTGAAGGTGACCGTGACCGATGACCTGGCACTCGCCGAGGCGCTCATGGCGCTCAGGCACGAGGGGGAGCAGTGA
- the ispF gene encoding 2-C-methyl-D-erythritol 2,4-cyclodiphosphate synthase, with protein sequence MRLRIGLGYDVHAFAAGRRLVLGGVEIAHDRGLAGHSDADVVAHAVADGLLGALREGDIGQHFPDTDPAWADADSLGLLGTVADLVRSRGFEVLDVDCVVIAEQPKIAPYRDAMRSNLARAMGVGVDCVGVKATTTEGLGFEGRGEGIGVQAVVLIQASS encoded by the coding sequence GTGAGACTTCGAATCGGTCTAGGGTACGACGTTCATGCGTTCGCGGCTGGGCGCAGACTCGTGCTGGGGGGCGTCGAGATCGCTCATGATCGAGGCCTTGCCGGGCACTCGGACGCGGATGTTGTCGCCCACGCAGTGGCTGACGGGCTGCTCGGCGCACTGCGGGAGGGCGACATCGGGCAGCACTTCCCCGACACCGACCCGGCGTGGGCGGATGCAGACTCGCTGGGGTTGCTCGGCACCGTGGCCGATCTGGTGCGAAGCAGGGGCTTTGAGGTGCTTGATGTGGACTGTGTCGTGATAGCCGAGCAGCCCAAGATCGCTCCGTACCGGGATGCTATGCGTTCGAATCTGGCCCGGGCGATGGGGGTTGGTGTGGACTGCGTCGGTGTCAAAGCCACCACGACGGAGGGCCTCGGGTTCGAAGGCCGCGGCGAAGGGATCGGCGTGCAGGCGGTTGTCCTGATCCAAGCGAGCAGCTAG
- the cysE gene encoding serine O-acetyltransferase: MCALRWEALVRTGLDRRPGSMFGRIREDIRAVKERDPAATSTVSVLVNYPGLHALWSHRVNHWLWNRGRHGVARFLSQVTRWFTGVEIHPGASIGERFFIDHGMGVVIGETTVIGDDVTLYQGVTLGGTGKEAGKRHPTLDDCVVVGVGSAVLGNITVGRGSKVGAGAVVIEDVPPNSTAVGIPGRVVVRAGARVEAIDLHHEDLPDPVIEMFTTLTRRVERLERGLSRDEGLSEERGEPTGANETNSVD; encoded by the coding sequence CTGTGTGCGCTACGCTGGGAAGCGCTCGTGCGAACGGGCCTCGACCGAAGACCGGGGAGCATGTTCGGGCGCATCAGAGAAGATATCCGTGCCGTCAAGGAGCGCGATCCTGCTGCTACCTCGACCGTGTCGGTCCTCGTCAACTACCCCGGCCTGCATGCGCTGTGGTCCCATCGCGTCAATCACTGGTTGTGGAACCGTGGGCGCCACGGCGTCGCACGCTTCCTGTCGCAGGTGACACGGTGGTTCACGGGAGTGGAGATCCATCCGGGAGCCTCCATCGGCGAGCGCTTCTTCATCGACCACGGCATGGGCGTTGTGATCGGGGAGACGACGGTCATCGGCGATGATGTGACGCTGTACCAGGGCGTCACCCTCGGCGGAACGGGCAAGGAAGCGGGCAAGCGGCACCCGACACTGGATGACTGTGTCGTCGTGGGCGTCGGCTCTGCGGTGCTGGGCAACATCACCGTGGGGCGCGGAAGCAAGGTCGGTGCAGGCGCTGTCGTGATCGAGGACGTGCCGCCCAACAGCACCGCAGTGGGCATCCCGGGGCGCGTTGTCGTGCGGGCCGGTGCGCGGGTCGAGGCCATCGATCTGCATCATGAGGACCTGCCCGACCCCGTGATCGAGATGTTCACCACGCTCACGCGCCGTGTGGAACGGCTTGAGCGGGGCTTGTCACGCGATGAAGGACTGTCGGAGGAACGCGGGGAACCCACCGGCGCCAACGAGACGAACAGTGTCGACTGA
- the cysS gene encoding cysteine--tRNA ligase, which produces MRVYNTMTRTKEEFCPVRPGEVSMYVCGPTVYNHIHIGNARTFLSFDVIRRYLEWKGLKVTFVQNITDVDDKIINRANEEGRPAADVAREYTHAFIQGMRALGVADPTVRPLCTETIPQMIEMIERLIAQGSAYAVDGDVYFAVRSFPAYGKLSGRDIDEMHSGARVEVDERKTDPLDFALWKSAKPGEPHWPSPWGDGRPGWHIECSVMSEEQLGLPFDIHGGGADLIFPHHENELAQSEAATGAQFVRYWLHGGMLQVNAEKMSKSQGNFLLLKEVLERYDPNVVRLLMLQTHYRSPLDFSDSRLDDTIHAFDRLANIVRNLGWARTLAATGTGAPAEVCSGLKLHVDTARHKFEVEMDDDFNTAAALASVFELAKAANVFLSEYQVDLCVEDKLAISEAEATVIELLGVLGIHVPEPRECCYPPEVVDLARDLAGYQGQDAEAAIEALLKTRTAARTERNWALADGVRDGLSRLNFSVEDTPQGARVVFHG; this is translated from the coding sequence ATGCGCGTCTACAACACCATGACTCGTACGAAAGAGGAGTTCTGTCCGGTCAGGCCGGGTGAGGTGTCGATGTACGTCTGCGGCCCCACTGTCTACAACCACATCCACATCGGCAACGCGCGGACCTTCCTGTCGTTCGATGTGATCAGACGGTACCTGGAGTGGAAGGGCCTCAAGGTCACCTTCGTCCAGAACATCACTGATGTCGACGACAAGATCATCAACCGCGCCAACGAGGAGGGTCGCCCAGCCGCCGACGTGGCGCGCGAGTACACACACGCCTTCATCCAGGGTATGCGTGCTCTCGGCGTTGCCGACCCGACGGTGCGTCCGCTGTGCACGGAGACGATTCCGCAGATGATCGAGATGATCGAACGTCTCATCGCCCAGGGGAGTGCGTACGCCGTCGATGGCGACGTCTACTTCGCCGTACGCAGCTTTCCCGCCTACGGCAAGCTGTCCGGACGCGATATCGATGAGATGCATTCGGGCGCCCGGGTCGAGGTCGACGAGCGCAAGACCGACCCGCTCGACTTCGCGCTGTGGAAGTCCGCGAAGCCCGGCGAGCCGCACTGGCCCAGCCCGTGGGGTGACGGGCGCCCCGGGTGGCACATCGAGTGCAGCGTGATGAGTGAGGAGCAGCTCGGGCTTCCGTTCGACATTCACGGCGGCGGCGCCGATCTCATCTTCCCCCATCATGAGAACGAACTCGCCCAGTCAGAAGCGGCAACAGGCGCTCAGTTCGTCCGGTACTGGCTCCACGGCGGCATGCTCCAGGTGAACGCCGAGAAGATGAGCAAGTCACAGGGCAACTTCTTGCTCCTCAAAGAGGTGCTCGAGCGCTATGACCCGAACGTCGTTCGTCTCCTCATGCTCCAGACGCACTACCGCAGCCCGCTCGACTTCTCGGACTCGCGTCTCGACGACACGATTCACGCGTTCGACAGGCTTGCCAATATCGTTCGCAATCTTGGGTGGGCGCGTACGCTCGCGGCGACGGGGACCGGTGCACCGGCTGAGGTGTGTTCGGGACTCAAGCTTCACGTGGATACGGCTCGGCACAAGTTCGAGGTCGAGATGGACGACGACTTCAACACGGCGGCAGCACTCGCATCGGTATTCGAGCTTGCCAAGGCAGCCAACGTGTTTCTCTCCGAGTACCAAGTGGACCTGTGTGTCGAGGACAAGCTCGCCATCTCTGAAGCGGAAGCCACGGTGATCGAGCTGCTCGGGGTGCTGGGAATCCACGTGCCTGAGCCACGGGAGTGCTGCTACCCACCCGAGGTCGTGGATCTGGCTCGTGACCTTGCGGGGTACCAGGGCCAGGACGCCGAGGCGGCGATCGAGGCGCTGTTGAAGACTCGGACCGCTGCGCGCACTGAGCGCAACTGGGCACTGGCCGATGGCGTCCGCGATGGCCTTTCGAGATTGAACTTCTCCGTCGAGGACACGCCGCAGGGCGCGCGTGTCGTCTTCCACGGGTAG
- the rlmB gene encoding 23S rRNA (guanosine(2251)-2'-O)-methyltransferase RlmB yields the protein MHIEGKHAVLEALRAGMPLERILVAEGAKPDRGVDEIRRLASADGVRVDVVARKELDRLSERGAHQGIVAAARPFDYASLDTVIRESADDRWSLVIALDHITDPGNLGAIARTAEVIGAAAVLVPGRRSAGVTPAAWKAAAGALAHVPLVQETNLVRSLVRLKEAGYWVAGASECADQSVWDAALEGRIVLVMGSEGEGLSRLTRETCDFLVSLPQAGKIGSLNVAQATTAIAYEWVRRREAAR from the coding sequence ATGCACATCGAGGGCAAGCACGCCGTGCTCGAAGCCCTTCGTGCCGGCATGCCGCTTGAACGCATACTCGTGGCGGAGGGGGCCAAGCCTGACCGCGGAGTCGACGAGATCCGCAGACTGGCGAGCGCCGATGGCGTGCGGGTGGATGTGGTGGCTCGCAAGGAGCTCGATCGATTGAGCGAGCGAGGCGCACATCAGGGCATCGTCGCCGCCGCACGACCGTTCGACTACGCCTCACTCGACACGGTGATTCGGGAGTCGGCCGATGACCGGTGGTCACTCGTGATCGCGCTCGATCACATCACCGACCCAGGTAACCTCGGCGCGATCGCCCGTACGGCAGAGGTCATCGGCGCAGCGGCTGTTCTGGTGCCCGGCAGGCGTAGCGCGGGTGTGACACCAGCGGCCTGGAAAGCGGCTGCAGGAGCGCTCGCTCACGTGCCGCTTGTGCAAGAGACGAACCTCGTGCGATCGCTAGTCAGGCTCAAGGAGGCGGGCTACTGGGTGGCAGGCGCGTCCGAGTGCGCCGACCAGTCGGTATGGGACGCGGCACTTGAGGGCAGGATCGTCCTCGTGATGGGCTCAGAAGGCGAGGGGCTCTCACGACTGACGCGCGAGACGTGCGACTTTCTTGTCAGCCTCCCGCAGGCGGGAAAGATCGGGTCGCTCAATGTGGCCCAGGCGACCACTGCGATCGCGTACGAGTGGGTACGTCGGCGTGAGGCGGCCCGGTGA
- a CDS encoding NYN domain-containing protein — MSQARRLVVDGYNVIRSTPPYRELALRDLEAARAALVGDVAAYAGGDWDATVVFDGGGNPRSDGEPHSMWGVTVQFSPHGVDADAVIESLARRWRESGDSVEVVTSDAQTQWAVMGGSVVRRSATEFAGELRVAESEWREHTPNGMTKVRIEERIDPDIRATLDRWARGDG; from the coding sequence GTGAGTCAGGCCCGCCGACTTGTCGTGGACGGCTACAACGTCATCCGTTCGACGCCCCCCTATCGCGAGCTCGCGCTCCGCGACCTCGAAGCCGCACGTGCGGCACTCGTCGGCGATGTGGCTGCCTACGCTGGCGGCGACTGGGACGCGACGGTCGTGTTTGATGGGGGTGGAAACCCCCGCTCAGACGGCGAGCCGCATTCAATGTGGGGGGTGACGGTGCAGTTCTCACCTCATGGGGTGGACGCCGACGCCGTGATCGAGTCTCTCGCACGACGATGGCGAGAGAGCGGCGACTCGGTTGAAGTCGTCACGAGCGACGCACAGACCCAGTGGGCCGTGATGGGAGGCTCGGTCGTGAGGCGCTCGGCGACGGAGTTCGCAGGCGAGCTGAGGGTGGCCGAGAGCGAGTGGCGCGAACACACGCCGAACGGGATGACGAAGGTGCGCATCGAAGAGCGCATCGATCCTGACATCCGAGCCACCCTCGACCGATGGGCGCGCGGGGACGGCTAG
- the sigH gene encoding RNA polymerase sporulation sigma factor SigH, whose protein sequence is MDLTRRALAHRVPCGREGEIRLVHAAQSGDQAAGGELVRRYRGLIRSKARSYFLVGADRDDIIQEGMIGLFKAIRDYDASRQASFHSFAELCVTRQIITAVKSATRRKHTPLNGYVSLSRPATADEEGERILSDIIAARDICDPAEIVVNAWESDFIRKGIVETLSPFEHCVLRLYTGGSSYQEIADELGRHTKAVDNALQRIKRKMETQIQRCRAC, encoded by the coding sequence GTGGACCTCACGAGGCGCGCCCTCGCGCACCGCGTTCCATGCGGTCGCGAGGGTGAAATCAGGCTCGTTCATGCAGCTCAGTCGGGGGATCAGGCCGCAGGCGGGGAGTTGGTGCGCCGCTACCGTGGCCTCATTCGGAGCAAGGCCAGATCCTATTTCCTGGTCGGCGCTGACCGCGACGACATCATTCAGGAAGGCATGATCGGCCTGTTCAAGGCCATTCGGGACTACGACGCGTCACGACAGGCGAGCTTCCACTCGTTCGCCGAGCTCTGCGTCACCCGGCAGATCATCACCGCCGTCAAGTCGGCGACTCGACGCAAGCACACCCCGCTCAACGGGTACGTATCTCTTTCTCGTCCGGCTACGGCCGACGAGGAAGGGGAGCGGATTCTGTCAGACATCATCGCAGCTCGCGATATCTGTGACCCGGCAGAGATCGTCGTCAACGCCTGGGAGTCGGACTTCATCCGAAAAGGAATCGTCGAGACGCTTTCGCCGTTCGAGCACTGCGTCTTGAGGCTGTATACCGGCGGGAGTTCCTACCAGGAGATTGCGGACGAACTCGGGCGCCACACGAAGGCGGTCGACAACGCGCTCCAGAGGATCAAGCGCAAGATGGAGACTCAGATCCAGCGCTGCCGGGCCTGCTGA
- a CDS encoding adenylate/guanylate cyclase domain-containing protein: MAQRVARKNSRFLRWAAAFGLAGATLAALLGTQFQPLWGVVALALAAGLLTLAAADLGVLTLVIAVSLPLTAANPIVGIIFLTVGVVSIRYLGADGGRAALLIATGVIGAFAGPVWVVPAIAGCVLGASEGALAAGIACVAAQVIGLMLGRERLFGLVTGGSEATQLLDFARENLPQSYFGVAWLKDSFAGLDNAAIDRFSEAFGAAALPAMLALQPVLWAAGAVAAGVIAKTARHRRSPLLSATAGAAGVAVPAVGSLLVLGPAAGLSAIALPLASSLFLAVGFAWAWDRYFPLEVVAQAHSAAGGPTTMAAEDADVDELLRLISTAEDKLATDHTTQKTVMITDMKAFSRMTEEDGSILTAKAIQRHRDLLLPIIERHGGHGKSTGGDGLVAAFAEPAGALRSAVEMQRTLDAHNASHPGEREMTVRIGVADGEVVLDKGGRPFIGAALNLAARVMNLADGGQAYATAEVASKAAGAVDTRPLGEFELKNIAKPVQVSEILWRQESAD; encoded by the coding sequence GTGGCACAGAGGGTTGCGCGTAAGAACAGTCGATTCCTGCGATGGGCGGCCGCCTTCGGTTTGGCGGGCGCGACGCTCGCGGCACTGCTTGGCACGCAGTTCCAGCCCCTGTGGGGTGTGGTCGCGCTCGCGCTGGCAGCGGGACTGCTCACGCTGGCCGCCGCCGACTTGGGTGTCCTCACCTTGGTGATCGCCGTCTCGCTCCCCCTCACCGCCGCCAACCCGATCGTCGGCATCATCTTTCTCACGGTGGGAGTGGTCAGCATCCGCTACCTTGGTGCTGACGGAGGGCGGGCCGCCCTGCTGATCGCCACCGGTGTCATCGGCGCGTTTGCCGGGCCGGTCTGGGTCGTGCCCGCGATCGCGGGATGCGTCCTTGGCGCCAGTGAAGGTGCGCTCGCGGCCGGCATCGCCTGCGTCGCTGCTCAGGTCATCGGGCTGATGCTGGGACGCGAGCGGCTCTTCGGACTGGTCACCGGAGGGTCTGAAGCGACGCAGCTTCTTGACTTCGCACGTGAGAACCTGCCGCAGTCCTACTTCGGCGTGGCGTGGCTCAAGGATAGTTTCGCCGGTCTCGACAACGCCGCCATCGATCGTTTCTCTGAGGCGTTCGGTGCCGCGGCTCTCCCCGCGATGCTCGCACTTCAGCCGGTACTGTGGGCGGCCGGCGCTGTCGCAGCAGGAGTGATAGCCAAGACGGCGAGACACCGGAGGAGTCCGCTCTTGTCAGCGACGGCGGGCGCCGCAGGAGTCGCTGTGCCGGCCGTCGGCTCGCTTCTGGTGCTCGGCCCTGCGGCCGGCCTCAGCGCGATTGCTCTCCCCTTGGCCAGCTCGCTCTTCCTCGCCGTCGGGTTCGCCTGGGCATGGGACCGTTACTTCCCCCTCGAGGTGGTGGCTCAAGCGCATTCCGCTGCGGGCGGACCCACGACGATGGCCGCGGAAGACGCTGACGTCGATGAGCTTCTGCGCCTCATTTCGACGGCCGAGGATAAGCTCGCCACGGACCACACGACCCAGAAGACCGTGATGATCACGGATATGAAGGCTTTCTCGCGGATGACCGAAGAGGACGGCAGCATTCTCACGGCCAAAGCGATCCAGCGCCACCGCGACCTTCTGCTGCCGATCATCGAGCGGCACGGCGGCCACGGGAAGTCCACCGGAGGCGACGGGCTCGTCGCGGCGTTCGCGGAGCCCGCCGGCGCGCTGCGGTCCGCGGTCGAGATGCAGCGGACACTGGACGCGCACAACGCAAGCCACCCAGGTGAACGAGAGATGACGGTGCGTATCGGGGTCGCTGACGGTGAGGTCGTGCTCGACAAGGGCGGCCGACCCTTCATCGGAGCTGCGCTGAACCTGGCGGCCCGGGTCATGAACCTGGCAGACGGGGGTCAGGCATACGCAACCGCTGAAGTCGCGTCCAAGGCCGCCGGCGCCGTGGACACGCGGCCCCTTGGCGAGTTCGAGCTGAAGAACATCGCCAAACCGGTCCAGGTCTCTGAGATCCTGTGGCGCCAGGAGTCGGCAGACTAG
- a CDS encoding cyclic nucleotide-binding domain-containing protein, which translates to MGHEEFLARVPIFGNCTATEIGAITAVAQDSYFSPGQIIVTQGTPGQAFYLILSGRVEILRDGKSLGAFSQGDFFGEMSLLDQAPRSATIRAIEETQCLMLSSWDFKALLEKYPSIAIKLLEVLSRRLRVADERLGR; encoded by the coding sequence ATGGGGCACGAGGAGTTCTTGGCACGCGTTCCGATCTTCGGCAACTGCACGGCTACTGAGATCGGCGCCATCACGGCGGTGGCTCAGGACAGCTACTTCTCTCCCGGACAGATCATCGTCACTCAGGGGACTCCCGGGCAGGCGTTCTATCTCATTTTGTCGGGACGCGTGGAGATTCTGCGGGATGGCAAGTCCTTGGGCGCCTTCAGCCAAGGCGATTTCTTCGGCGAGATGTCGTTGCTGGACCAGGCGCCTCGTTCCGCTACCATCAGGGCGATCGAGGAAACCCAGTGCCTCATGCTGTCGAGTTGGGATTTCAAGGCGCTTCTCGAGAAGTACCCGTCCATCGCGATCAAGCTCCTTGAGGTGCTCAGTCGTCGGTTGAGAGTCGCTGACGAACGTCTCGGTCGCTGA